aaattattcaatttattcgcgaatgatttaccaaaaatcaagtaaaagaattgattcgttcgcgaacgagtcacttatacgaatcaattcgttcgcgaacgagtcacttatacgaatcaattcgttcgcgaacgagtcacttatacgaatcaattcgttcgcaaatgatttaccaaaaattattcaattcgttcgcgaatgatttaccaaaaatcaagtaaatgaatcgattcgttcacggtcgagtcacttatacgaatcaattcgttcgcgaatgattcgccaaaaatcaagtaaatgaatcgatttgttcgcgaacgagtcacttatacgaatcgatttgttcgcgaacgagtcacttatacgaatcaattcgttcgcgaatgattcgccaaaaattattcaatttattcgcgaatgattcatcaaaaatcaagttaatgaatcgattcgttcatgaacgagtcatttatacgaatcaatttgttcgcgtatgagtcatttatacaaatcaattcgttcgcgaacgattcatcaaaaattaagtaaatgaatcaattcgttcgtgaatgatttaccaaaaatcaaacaaatgaatcaatttgttcgcaaacgagtcacttatacaaatcaattcgttcgcaaatgatttaccaaaaattattcaattcgttcgcgaatgattcgccaactACATActagtcaattcgttcgcgaatgatttaccaaaaatcaagtaaatgaatcgtttcgttcgcgaacgagtttcTTATACcgtgtacgaatcaattcgttcgcaaatgattcaccaaaaattattcaatttgcgaatgattcacctattACTATTAatgaattcgttcacgaatgatttaccaaaaatcgagtaaatgaatcgattcgttcgcgaatgagtaacttatacgaatcaattcgttcgcgaatgattcaccaaaaattattcaattcgttctcgaattaATCAGTAACTATTAATAAATTTGTTCGCGGATGGTTCCCCTATATAGAAATCAGTTGATTTGCTCAGTCGCcagtgaatgattcgattcgattcactttgCTTGTAAACAGATTAATTGCTGTacgaatgtttcaaaaaaaagtgaatcaattcgttcataaacgatttttatttgaagaaaagttggtcttctcagtttttttttaaatattttgtatgCTCATTTcttgtttttagttttaaaaatcctacatctttgaaaatttttttacgtcaTTCATTTTCCATTGGTTTCATTGGCCTTACATTGGCCTAGCAAAAAAGTATTCAACATAATAtgtaaagccaaaaaaaaaaaaaaattgacaaaccgTCAAACATCATGTATAGGTATTGCAAAAGAATATTCCAAAAGAGAAGGTACGACGAGTACCCAAGTCGAGctataaatacatacaaaaaaaataaaaataatacttcaCGAAAGGCATTCACACCTCGAAAATTGCGCCTAATTCATCATTCTATCTCGAATGTCAATGAAGCATAAATTTAGAGTGAAACCCGTGACTACTTGCAAAATCACGCGCGACTATTTCTCAGTCCAAAATAAACATCTTTAGAGATTCCCCTTTATATAGTATACGAATTAGAATAATaataaaggagaaaaaaaaagtataggagaAGTGAAACGGATCATCGCCAGGACTGCAGTAACCGAtaattccaatttgatggaaattataCGAAATGATTTTAATGGTATTGTTTACAGTGGGCTTTTGATGTGGCGTTGAAACAGCGACGGCGGCAAGGCGATATAGTTTTAGAGATATCGGTGTTTATTTTGTAGTGGTCGATAGAATGTTGTGTTGGTTGGGTTGCAGTTGTTGTGTAAGTTAAGGCGTGGGTTAGGTATGCTATAGTGTTGTTATAAGATGGTGTTTTTTGCTATAGAGAAATGTTACAAAACATGCACAACACATACGACGAATATTATTTGTATTCTTTTCAAGTTCCTTTATTGATTTGTTGCTGAAAAAAGTGTATATTATACAACggtaaattttctcgaaatacctacctatttgattcCTAAACAACGTAAAACGTTATGGGCCTATATTATAAAGATAATTCGAAACACAACGTTTTGTTTTATAAACGAagcgagaaagaaaaaaatcgagggaaaaaaatggacCAGCTCACCAAAACAGCCGATAGTAtaatgcttgaaaaattcaatcaaccACTTTATCATGTTCGCAGTTCAAAACTGTCTTTTTTTATATCGAAGAAAATAGCAATTACTCTTTTCCATGTGTCATTGAATTGATCATAAATGTGTGTTCATGTGAGCCGCCTTCGcatcatttttcttctttctggTGGTTTTTTTCCTGCGATATAATCTCCACCTTTTACTTCGCTTTGGCAGCAGCTGACGATGGTTCGTGatctgaataaaaaatgatgattgtCGTTTCATTAATCTGGTGACACGACGATTTCTTTCGACATTCCATCAAGCAACCAACTCGGCACGTTtcgaagcaaaaaaattttcccgtTTTATCACGTAATTAGAGCCTTTTTTCTCTCGATAGCGTTGTTATTTTTATACCGTATGAAGTGGGTAGGTGGTTGAAATACGAGACGTGGAAAGAAATTGGGAAAATGTTCGATGTGTTTTGTATATTTGCGTTCACCCTGAAGGTGAATTTAattacgaaatgaaaattttagggGAGATTAAGTTATCGTTGTGTTGTGGAAAATATACTTTGTCGATTAGTACATTGGTGGGGTGTTTAATTTGGGGATATTCGATATGATagattttgttttgttgttagTTGATCATCTGCTGGGCTAAAGTAGCTTTATTCGTGGATATATATCAACAAAAATATTGGATgtagtttgaaattgaataaaattgttctctttttaattttaattgaaagttACTTCGTTAAGCAGGATTGTAGATGGCGTCAATGGCCAGATAATATCAAcagaacataatttttcattttttatttttgagatttaaaaccacattacctacttactcacaTTTTATTTCCCTcaaatttgtatcaaaatttagaggatttaagcccaaaattgggttaaGATTTTTAGGATCgctaaatcatcaaaatgggttataatttcgcgaaaaaatcgaaatttcttatcaaaactacctattgttgaatatttttgaaaaatttctgcccaaaatttcattaatgaaaatttttctttttttactgacatttttacccattttgataggttgcatagcacgatctttttcaaaaatcacaagaaCTGTACCCCAATTCGATCTCAgaaattcttcagaatttttatgaaaacgtgttcattaaaatattcgaatttctcgcaaaattttaagtcattttgataCTTCGAGTGGCTGCTTTAGGTTTAAAATGCTCCAGAAATGcccgaaaatatttttgttgaataatttgaatttcttgtaatATTTCACCCTGTTTTGATTGGTCGTAtgaccctttttcaaaaaattctgaaaattatagccaaattttggatttgaaattcttcaaaactgcccgcattttcgtcaaaatatttgaatttttagctaaattctaacccattttgatatgtcacgtgacacttttttcaggtatctaaaaatcatgacccaatttggggctcaaaatttttcaaaaaagcccaaaaatattctcataaaaatattcaaatttctcgcagtaatttttcatgttttgataGATCATGTGGCATCTTTTTTAAGTATCCTggaaatcatgactcaattttgggctcaaaattctttgaaaatagctcaaaaaacTTTTCTGTTGAAACattagaaattttagcaaaattttaaaccattttgataggtcacatgatacATTTTTCTGATATGGTGAAATCattacccaattttgagctcaaaattattcagaaatgctctaaaaacatttttgtccagatatttgaaattttcgcaataTTTTATCGAGTTTTGATCCAAATAATCCTGGAAATAATTACTTAATTTacgactcaaaattcttctaaaatgctcaaaaaactgcattttcgttgaaatatttggattttaCGTTAAAGTTTagtccattttgataggtcacatgacacttttttcaggTATCCcgaaatcatgacccaattttgggctcaaaattctttaaaaaaccCCAAAATTCTCGCGATAATTCATCACGTTTCAATAGATCACGTggcaccttttttaaaaattctggaaatcaTAACCCAATTATGGgctaaaaattctttgaaaaagttcaaaaaacttttttgttgaaacattagaaattttcgctaaattttaacctattttgataggtcacatgatactttttcaatatGGCGAAACCGTTACCcaattttgaggtcaaaattattcaaaaatgctgaaaaaacatttttgtcaaaatatgtgTCATTTCAAGGTGAAAGGTCCCACTTTGAAATTTGCtacttttcgagaaaaatggatttttgtcAGTTTGGGTCAAAGTGGGACCTTTTGTGTTAAAGTCGTTTATGGGTTGTTGGACATCTCTACTATCATCTCCCAAACTTTCAACTAGCGCCACTAACGGGAAGTGGGTAAACTACAGCCTTAAGGTGAAAAATGCGTACATTTTTCGATGCATTTTTCACCTATTTGCGCGTATGAACATGGTTTTATGCGGCTGTGCACGCATACGTGTACGCGAATACATGTGTATGTGTTCGGCTACTTGTATTCCATTCAAGAACAGGTTTTGGTAAACAGCGATGATAGCCGAGTGGCATCGGAATAGGGCTGTGAAGCGGGAGGTCGGCAGTTCGATCCCCGCACCaggcaaaaaatttttgagatttttttttcgattatatttttttccaagttgtatTTCAcgccgaaaaatatttttttatttcaaaaatgatttttttataatttttgtacttctattttcgatttttcccccagaattttcatttttttcacgttgtttCTTCATTTAAATAGATTTTCCGACGAGTATTGCTCTTTTTAAATATCACCATCGttttcagcatcaaaaaatCTATCATATGAGACATCAAGGAGCGTTCTACGTCATATTATCACAAAATTGTAGTGAAAAACGtttccaaaactttcaaactcgtttttctcaaaacttacTTTTTCAGGTATGACACTTCAAAACGCCGTAGCTCCGTCAAATATCAACGAATTGGTCTCGTTTCGGTCTCATTCGATCAGGAATGTCCCCCCCTATCACCCAGTGGTCATAACTCAAACCCCCAAAATGTGCCAAAGTGGGACCTTTCACCTTGAAATGACACATTTCTTCTGCTCAAATTTGGAAAGGATTAGGGAATCGTGAATAATCATGTGAATTAACGTGTCACAATGCAATATCATTTTACGTACGTAGTACTTGCTCActcaaacttgaagaaaaattgaataaaattattgtatCGTGTTTcgtgtaaaattaaaaacatcgtGTCACCTGACTACAGCACATTTTacttcattaattttgaaaaaatattgaaaaattaaaaaaaaaagaatcgagtCTTGGCAAATTTTGCTTGAATGAGATGAGATGATATTGGAAGTGGAAAAAGTCTTGTGAGTTGTGATGGATTGAATTGAAAGGACGACTTGTTTAGAAAAATAGCCACGAATAATCAAAGTAAAAAACAAGACAAGCTAGATGACAAAAAACCACTGCAAAGTCCTGATGAATTGGTATACTGCGTTCGAATCGAAGTGATTTTTCTATCAACTTGAGTAGTTCCTGTTACTCTCAAAAAAACGTAGCATCTCCTtctccacaatttttttcaaaactgacaaCGACAAGGGTTGTTTTTGTCATGAAGTTGATGAAGTCTGCTACCATTGATTTTTACGTATATCAATATTCAATCCTGCTactcttcaaatgaaaaaaaaatgggaaaaatcatcaatagtatttttaaaaaatttatgaatttcaaattgaatcgttacagcaaaaaaatgtcaatttgtgtGGTGTAGTAGAACTAGAACTAGaaccagaaattttgaatttttcggtaCAAAATGAcgtacaatgttttttttttaaaaaaaaatcatacttcccTTTACCTACTTAAGAACCTACCCATTGGACTTCGCGCTCCACCAACATCGTGATTTTGTAACTATCCAGGAAATATTCCCCTTTTTTTCGTGTAACTCGTTGGCGAAAAATTGCACAAAGGCTTGAAGAGCGGCGAATAACAACGAAAATCCGAGTGAAAACAGTGAggaattttccttttttcttacGACCAAAACAACTTTTGAAGTAAAGTTATCTAAAGTTTTCGAACTTTCTGGTGCTTACTTTCAGTTAAAGTATCTCACTGTAACGTAATATGTTCGCTACGAGTAACGTGTGATCGATTAAATCGACTTTAACCCTTAAAATTAGGATGATAAGTTCAGTGTTGACAATGGAAAATACATTCTCGGATCAGTGAAAGacgtaaaataattaataatcatGGAAATACCAACGAGAGAAGGTAATTAGGCGTAACACCGACTGAAGATCGGTTTATCggtgtttaatttttcattatagtATTAATATCTTATCTtgaaatgtacgagtacgaagTTACCTATGTTGTTTTGGAAGTGGTTCTTCGTTCAGGGATCTTGGGCACTTGAAGCGTGCAGTTAATCGAATGTCACATCGTATCGGTGTGTTTATGgaacaatattttgatttattgcAACATATGTATGTCTCATGTGTGTTTAGAAATTCGCCAAACACATCTGCCTCAAGTGTATCTACGTTACGAGACGACTAAATCGTCAGTTCGTATTCGGTATTGAACTAACAACGATACCTTGCCAGGAAGAAATCGATACTTTTAAAATCCCTGATAAataattcaatgtttttgaaatgataTTAGTAAAGTAATAAAGGTAACGAGACGTTAATTTCAACGTTGATTAGAGTGTCGAGAAAACGATAATGAGGCTTTTTTTCGCATCGTGTTTATCTGGCAGGTTAATTACGTTGtattaattgattttcatgtttattttttcgtttcgcTTTCTACCGGTGGTGATTATCAATACGATGGTGTCATTCGATATGTTTATCTCGTTGTACCTAAAATTGAACGATGTGTTTTGATTCGAGGTCTTACGTTGTTGATGCGCCTAGCTGTACTaatgattttcgttttcgttCGCAGATTTTGGAATGGTGTGGATGGGTGACATGCTGTTGCAAAATGAATCAGGCGATTTAATGATGGAGCAAGCAACAGATGCCGGATTCTTCGTCGACGCGAGTTCCCAATCTTTAGCCGAAGAAGGATGTCGTACGCAGATGGTGAgttataatattgaaaaattacgagaTCACGATGAACGTCGTTATCACCGAGTATTCTTTCAGGGTATGGAAGGATTCATGATGCTGGAAGATTTAGACGATTCACGCTGGTACGTGAATGGAATGCCTGAAGAAATGATGCTCGACGGAGATGCTTCGAATCCTTCGTCCAAGGTTGTAAATACGTCCACGCAAACCGGTATTTCGAACGCTCCTCCAGGATCACGAAAAATTAAACCAGTCAAGCACCCTGGACTCAAACTGCAAACTCCTATCGCTTACCAGAGAGACACAGATCTGAATGTTATTCCTATTCAGAAAGATGGCAGAGGTATAGGCATTCTTCGAATAACAACGTACAAAATTAATTCCAGATGCtcatatcgtatttttttccagctgtttgcaaaaaatgtggCGCTATCGGAGTCAAACACGCGTTCTACACTAGAGAAAGACGCTACTGTAGTTTAGCCTGTGCTCGCGGTTCAGACGATAACGATGCCGGAACTCAGAACGATACTGGAAGCCAAGAAATGCTGCAATCTCCTACTAACTCTCAGTGGTCTCCAGATGTGAGCTCTCAATTCTCCTCGACTCGATAATCTATTCGAATAGTTTAAATTTAACATTACTGTGTTGGTTTTTTAGGAGCTACCAACCACTCCGGTATCTGTACCTGTCGCTTTACCACCGACGAACACTCAGTCACCTCAGCAAACCGCTCCATTTACTGCAATAAACAGCGCGACGACATCGTACGTCGTTCCACAACAACCTACACCTCAGGCATCTCAATTACCACATCAAAATATATCTGAACTTCAGTTACCACCTGTATTTATTTTACCACCAGACGAGCCCCCGTTCCCTTCGGAAAAGCGATCGTCTAATTTGGCCTATAGCTACGATTGGACTGCGCAATTGACTGATCCGTATTTTAAAGCTGCTCCTACCTCTTGTTTTAAACACGTATGATATTTTATCAGGCCTAATGAATTCTATGCGATTTTTCCGTCTGTATTAATGAGTTCGTGTTGTTGATTTAGGCACCTATGGCTGATTATTGGGATATCGACGTTGGTTTGAAAGTCGAAGTTGAGAATACCGATAGTTACGATTACTCTGAAGAATTTCCCAATTCGTTTTGGATTGCTTCTGTCCTACGTGTTGAAGGTAATAGATACTAAAATGATAGATTTAACCGAAGTAAGATGATTCTTTGGTGCTaatgtgtgtgtatttttctCTTCTGACAGGATACAAAGCCCTTCTCAGATACGAAGGTTTTATTAGCGATGGGAGCAAAGACTTTTGGGTGAATTTATGCTCGTCTTCCGTTCATCCTATTGGCTGGAGCGCTCTTCGAGGGAAACCATTGATACCTCCTAAATGTAAGCTAAGCTGTAATAGTGAAGtgcttcttatttttttgtgtgttgcccgggggggggggatgattTGAAATCTGACTCGATTCTCTCGATTaaagtccaaaaattgccagGAAAACGTCGAATTTAGTATCTGATCTGTCTATTACTTACTCCTcgaggaattaattttttccaccatttcaacttcgaatgtgcaattgtgcataatacaatttccaagaaaaaggagaatttttcaatatcaatttgtgaagaaattattcaaaatttactcaataaTTTTCAGGAGCTctttgaaagttgagctttttgatgataatttgaatttgaaaattatacctagaaataggcactgaGGGATTTGAAAgctttaatttttcgaaaaactcgattttaatttttttgaaagtgtgtTTGGAGGAGTCTAAGATCtcttgcaaaatatttcaagagaATTAAAAAACTCTTTTCGACTGAAAATTATAcctagaaataggcactgaGGGATTTGAAAgctttaatttttcgaaaaactcgattttaatttttttgaaagtgtgtTTGGAGGAGTCTAAGATCtcttgcaaaatatttcaagagaATTAAAAAACTCTTTTCGACGCCAATTTCACTTATAATGATTATTTGTTCAAGTGCAGTATTTGAAATTGTACTTGTTTTATGATAAGCCTGTTTTGATGTTGaccttggaatttttcactcgagAAATGCGGAAAAATGggtgtttttttgttgatttactTTCGTTTTTATGAAATAATCGTACATTAGGAAGAATTTTCGGGAAAATACcccacattttgatttttcatgcttaaaaatttagttctgcaccccccccccttccctcaCGGTAAAATCCTGGCTACGTTGTCATTTTtcttccaccccctcccctccccttcccaaTGTAGAGTTCCCTAGTTGGAAAAAATCTAggaatttgaaataattgaaatcgattaacattttttgaaaatttcccatttctgtgtcaaattttttttgagtaacccactttgaaaaaagtagagTTCTTCttcataaacttgaaaaaaaaatttttaaatataaaaaaaaatgaaaactgaagttgatgaaacatttttttttaaatttctagtcAAAAACCTTTCGAATGACCCTCTTTCAAAGGAAAAACCTCCCACAGTGCCGCTATAGAagttctcaaagttgaaaaaaaatcaaaataattaaataaatataatcgaaaatttttttttgaaaaaaaaaaaacttcaatctGTGCCAGAACTCTTTTGAATGGCCCTTTTTTCAATGAGGAACCTACCTCCCCCTCCAGAAATGTTGGTCAGTCCAACTCATCAAATTATGACGACTTGATCTTGGACTCTTCATCCTAGGATGACAAAGGAGAGCATAAACTATTAAATAAGGCTTTTATGATGAAGATACACCAAATCCAAACTCCAAAGATaagaatctaaaaatttgaaactctaaatttcttttatttttctgcccctttttgaaaatacccAAGTTCCACTGTTTCATTGTGGGAGGTGGAGAGGgggatcaaaattattgaattgtttttttctgataaaaatgaatcaagttCAAGTATTAGATTGTACGTAAATAtgtcagaaaattttgattttttaaaaatattttttatcgttcACATGTTGTTTATTGGGAGAGGAGGGGCTAAAATTGGTTTGAGTGAACAAACTAAAGGTATTAAAACCAgaaagttttcgattttgaattttttttgattttgctcaCATTACAACACTTTTGAGacaatcagtttaaaaaaacagccatttttcgcctttaaaatttgcaaaatgaatcATGATGCTACTGaagtggatatttttttttcaaatctcaaagACTTTGCTTGCATTttgagtacatttttttgtttcttttgcaGCTATTAAAGATAAGTATTCGAATTGGAAGGAGTTCTTGAAACGCCGTCTCACCGGAGCCCGAACCTTGCCTTCGAATTTCTACTCCAAAGTACACGAGAGTATGAAATCTCGATTCAGATGTGATTTAACAGTCGAGGTGGTCGATAAAGATCGTATTTCTCAGGTCAAAGTAGCCACTATCGATAAAATAGTCGGTAAACGGCTTCAATTACGGTATTACGATTCGAAACCGAGCGTAGCCGATGGTAAGTTGAGAAATTCCTCTAAAAATTCATATCCTCaggttattttttaattgattttgtttttttctgcgCAGTATTTTGGTGCCATGAAGATTCGCCTTTGATCCATCCAGTCGGTTGGGCTAAACGGATAGGTCAACGGTTAGATTGCTCACCAGAGTACCGAGATCGTATAATGAAAGGGTTGAGAGAGAAAGACGACTCGACTGCTGATTTATTCGCCATACCTGAACGGTTTCCATTACCAGCGAATTGCTTTTTCCGTAAAGGGATGAAATTGGAAGCTATAGATCCGTTGAATTTGGCCGATATTTGCGTAGCTACCATCATGGAAGTGAGTATTATTctcctgtgttttttttttcaatttataagaTGAAGTTTCACGTACGTTTACTTTTTTTCGTAGGTGCTTAACGAAGGATATTTGATGATTTGTGTCGATTTCTGGAACGATCAGCATCCGTCGACCGAAGACTGGTTCTGTTATCATATGACCTCGCCTTGTATATTCCCAGCTGGTTTTTGCGCTTCGAACGATATCCCTTTGACACCTCCGAAAGATTATAATAAATCCGATTTTGACTGGAATCGATACCTACAAGAAACCGGTTGCATTGCTGCGCCTGCTCAATTGTTTAATCaggtttgtgtgtttttttttccttcgaacTGATAAGGCTAGAGTCAACAACATATTGTGTACATATTTCTAATACGTTTGTTTTATCTAACAGGACATACCAGACCACGGACTCGAAGTCGGTATGAAGTTAGAATCGGCCGATTTAATGAATCCTCGACTCGTATGTGTTGCTACAATCGTGCGCGTCGTCGGCAGACTGCTACGTGTACACTTTGACGGATGGGAGAAGGAATTCGATCAATGGGTAGATTGTAACAGTTGCGACATTTATCCAGTCGGTTGGTGTGAATTAGTATCCCATAAATTGGAACCACCGTTCAGCGAAGCTAAACCGTTACCATGTGGTGAGTAGGATTTCTCTAGTCTCGTATCGACTCAAGTGTTCGAAACGATAATCGGGTCGTTACTCGCGCATACGCTGTTCCCTAGAAAAGCATTAATTCTTAAACAGATGTCTGGCTGTATTGTTTCGTTTAGAAACGAGTACATTTTTACGAATTAATGTGTAAATTATTATTCCCTCTGCTGCGTTCTCACAGTGAGACAATTTCGATGGTTTGAATAATTTACCGTGCTTGTTTTTTGATTCGTGCAGGTAACCGAACGGGAGGATCTCGTAAACGACGCGGTAAAGCTACGGGTAATACGCCGACGAAAACACCTCAGTTAACCGAAGAGCTGAAAATCAGCGAGTTTAGAACGATGAGAGCGGAAGAATTCGAGAATTTGCCTGACCATGGATCTGAAAGCTTTAATGTACCACCTCCTGATACTTCTGCGATTGATAAGGTAAGTTGAGGCAGTTAGATCGGGTTTTCTGTACTTTCACGATGAATGgaataatgaataatgaatgaataatttttttcgcagcAGAAGAGACCGTACCAGCAGGAGTGGATATCGAATGCGCAAACATCGAGTCAACAGAACGTCTCGCCATCGACGGCTAAAAATACCAAGAGTACCATTTTAGTGGTAAGGAATTTGTTTTCAGTGATTATGATCCAGCAAAATGGCAATAGGGGTATCTGCATACCACGTCGCCGCTCCGCCCTGATTCTCGGGGGAAAAAGTTGGATTTACTAACAAAACGGCTACAAATCTTTTTAAACCGAACAATGCTAGATCGATTGAGCATGCAATAATAtttcatcagccaaaatttcaggccccaggtgcatttttcgattttcggtgaatttatA
The sequence above is a segment of the Planococcus citri chromosome 3, ihPlaCitr1.1, whole genome shotgun sequence genome. Coding sequences within it:
- the Sfmbt gene encoding polycomb protein Sfmbt isoform X3, which gives rise to MEIPTREDFGMVWMGDMLLQNESGDLMMEQATDAGFFVDASSQSLAEEGCRTQMGMEGFMMLEDLDDSRWYVNGMPEEMMLDGDASNPSSKVVNTSTQTGISNAPPGSRKIKPVKHPGLKLQTPIAYQRDTDLNVIPIQKDGRAVCKKCGAIGVKHAFYTRERRYCSLACARGSDDNDAGTQNDTGSQEMLQSPTNSQWSPDELPTTPVSVPVALPPTNTQSPQQTAPFTAINSATTSYVVPQQPTPQASQLPHQNISELQLPPVFILPPDEPPFPSEKRSSNLAYSYDWTAQLTDPYFKAAPTSCFKHAPMADYWDIDVGLKVEVENTDSYDYSEEFPNSFWIASVLRVEGYKALLRYEGFISDGSKDFWVNLCSSSVHPIGWSALRGKPLIPPKSIKDKYSNWKEFLKRRLTGARTLPSNFYSKVHESMKSRFRCDLTVEVVDKDRISQVKVATIDKIVGKRLQLRYYDSKPSVADVFWCHEDSPLIHPVGWAKRIGQRLDCSPEYRDRIMKGLREKDDSTADLFAIPERFPLPANCFFRKGMKLEAIDPLNLADICVATIMEVLNEGYLMICVDFWNDQHPSTEDWFCYHMTSPCIFPAGFCASNDIPLTPPKDYNKSDFDWNRYLQETGCIAAPAQLFNQDIPDHGLEVGMKLESADLMNPRLVCVATIVRVVGRLLRVHFDGWEKEFDQWVDCNSCDIYPVGWCELVSHKLEPPFSEAKPLPCGNRTGGSRKRRGKATGNTPTKTPQLTEELKISEFRTMRAEEFENLPDHGSESFNVPPPDTSAIDKQKRPYQQEWISNAQTSSQQNVSPSTAKNTKSTILVEQNNCTPGKSKLIPRLSDCKSKAISIRPDTWDVEDVAEFLKTNDCATYCDAFIKKGINGRKLLELSKDEVHSLAGMKVGPSLKIQNLINQLIMKVNPAHMRRNKSSLKTVL
- the Sfmbt gene encoding polycomb protein Sfmbt isoform X2 translates to MDYFKTSRLRLREFQKITKFSPAGTFLITDFGMVWMGDMLLQNESGDLMMEQATDAGFFVDASSQSLAEEGCRTQMGMEGFMMLEDLDDSRWYVNGMPEEMMLDGDASNPSSKVVNTSTQTGISNAPPGSRKIKPVKHPGLKLQTPIAYQRDTDLNVIPIQKDGRAVCKKCGAIGVKHAFYTRERRYCSLACARGSDDNDAGTQNDTGSQEMLQSPTNSQWSPDELPTTPVSVPVALPPTNTQSPQQTAPFTAINSATTSYVVPQQPTPQASQLPHQNISELQLPPVFILPPDEPPFPSEKRSSNLAYSYDWTAQLTDPYFKAAPTSCFKHAPMADYWDIDVGLKVEVENTDSYDYSEEFPNSFWIASVLRVEGYKALLRYEGFISDGSKDFWVNLCSSSVHPIGWSALRGKPLIPPKSIKDKYSNWKEFLKRRLTGARTLPSNFYSKVHESMKSRFRCDLTVEVVDKDRISQVKVATIDKIVGKRLQLRYYDSKPSVADVFWCHEDSPLIHPVGWAKRIGQRLDCSPEYRDRIMKGLREKDDSTADLFAIPERFPLPANCFFRKGMKLEAIDPLNLADICVATIMEVLNEGYLMICVDFWNDQHPSTEDWFCYHMTSPCIFPAGFCASNDIPLTPPKDYNKSDFDWNRYLQETGCIAAPAQLFNQDIPDHGLEVGMKLESADLMNPRLVCVATIVRVVGRLLRVHFDGWEKEFDQWVDCNSCDIYPVGWCELVSHKLEPPFSEAKPLPCGNRTGGSRKRRGKATGNTPTKTPQLTEELKISEFRTMRAEEFENLPDHGSESFNVPPPDTSAIDKKRPYQQEWISNAQTSSQQNVSPSTAKNTKSTILVEQNNCTPGKSKLIPRLSDCKSKAISIRPDTWDVEDVAEFLKTNDCATYCDAFIKKGINGRKLLELSKDEVHSLAGMKVGPSLKIQNLINQLIMKVNPAHMRRNKSSLKTVL
- the Sfmbt gene encoding polycomb protein Sfmbt isoform X1, with amino-acid sequence MDYFKTSRLRLREFQKITKFSPAGTFLITDFGMVWMGDMLLQNESGDLMMEQATDAGFFVDASSQSLAEEGCRTQMGMEGFMMLEDLDDSRWYVNGMPEEMMLDGDASNPSSKVVNTSTQTGISNAPPGSRKIKPVKHPGLKLQTPIAYQRDTDLNVIPIQKDGRAVCKKCGAIGVKHAFYTRERRYCSLACARGSDDNDAGTQNDTGSQEMLQSPTNSQWSPDELPTTPVSVPVALPPTNTQSPQQTAPFTAINSATTSYVVPQQPTPQASQLPHQNISELQLPPVFILPPDEPPFPSEKRSSNLAYSYDWTAQLTDPYFKAAPTSCFKHAPMADYWDIDVGLKVEVENTDSYDYSEEFPNSFWIASVLRVEGYKALLRYEGFISDGSKDFWVNLCSSSVHPIGWSALRGKPLIPPKSIKDKYSNWKEFLKRRLTGARTLPSNFYSKVHESMKSRFRCDLTVEVVDKDRISQVKVATIDKIVGKRLQLRYYDSKPSVADVFWCHEDSPLIHPVGWAKRIGQRLDCSPEYRDRIMKGLREKDDSTADLFAIPERFPLPANCFFRKGMKLEAIDPLNLADICVATIMEVLNEGYLMICVDFWNDQHPSTEDWFCYHMTSPCIFPAGFCASNDIPLTPPKDYNKSDFDWNRYLQETGCIAAPAQLFNQDIPDHGLEVGMKLESADLMNPRLVCVATIVRVVGRLLRVHFDGWEKEFDQWVDCNSCDIYPVGWCELVSHKLEPPFSEAKPLPCGNRTGGSRKRRGKATGNTPTKTPQLTEELKISEFRTMRAEEFENLPDHGSESFNVPPPDTSAIDKQKRPYQQEWISNAQTSSQQNVSPSTAKNTKSTILVEQNNCTPGKSKLIPRLSDCKSKAISIRPDTWDVEDVAEFLKTNDCATYCDAFIKKGINGRKLLELSKDEVHSLAGMKVGPSLKIQNLINQLIMKVNPAHMRRNKSSLKTVL